In a single window of the Pseudodesulfovibrio profundus genome:
- a CDS encoding sirohydrochlorin cobaltochelatase yields the protein MKTAILLAAFGSRHERAKASLNHITEEVRQKYPDTPVRVAYTSSIIRGHMKKAGEEVDSVPIALDKLLAEGFTHVVIQSLHLVPGMEFHDLLGIANDYMLEDNGFNRVEIGFPLVAGETGLEHVAETILSIAKEGKGDNDAVLFMGHGTRHDGAVYYAELHRAFQERDKTVHMGVMEHIEEAGIDVILARFKEDGVKKAYLLPFLFGAGWHVARDMVGDRESSWKSRLEQEGIECEAVLKGAGEYQRLVNIWLKHLDDAMRRLTRC from the coding sequence ATGAAGACAGCCATACTCCTCGCCGCATTCGGTTCTCGCCACGAGCGAGCCAAAGCTTCTCTGAATCACATCACGGAAGAAGTACGCCAAAAGTATCCGGATACGCCGGTGCGCGTCGCATACACATCGAGTATCATACGCGGCCACATGAAAAAGGCGGGCGAAGAGGTGGACTCTGTTCCCATAGCTCTCGACAAGCTTCTTGCCGAGGGCTTCACTCATGTGGTCATCCAGTCTCTGCACCTCGTCCCCGGCATGGAGTTCCACGACCTGCTTGGCATAGCCAACGATTACATGCTGGAAGATAACGGATTCAACCGAGTGGAAATCGGCTTCCCCCTGGTGGCTGGAGAAACAGGCCTTGAACATGTGGCCGAGACCATCCTCTCCATTGCCAAAGAAGGCAAAGGCGACAATGACGCGGTCCTGTTCATGGGGCATGGCACACGCCATGACGGCGCTGTCTACTATGCGGAACTTCACCGAGCATTTCAGGAACGCGACAAGACCGTCCATATGGGCGTGATGGAGCACATTGAAGAAGCCGGTATCGATGTCATTCTCGCCCGCTTCAAAGAAGATGGCGTCAAGAAAGCCTACCTGCTCCCCTTCCTGTTCGGAGCCGGATGGCATGTGGCCCGCGACATGGTCGGCGACAGAGAAAGCAGTTGGAAATCCCGACTGGAACAAGAGGGCATCGAATGCGAGGCCGTGCTCAAAGGCGCAGGAGAGTATCAGCGCCTCGTCAACATATGGCTCAAACATCTTGATGATGCCATGCGACGCCTGACTCGCTGCTAA
- a CDS encoding ASKHA domain-containing protein, with amino-acid sequence MSIRIKTHDGTLLALEPREGDTLAKTIVMSRLWHGVALCSGLGKCGLCKVRFTENPPEPVLEEKKKLGEEALVQGWRLSCLHPSESCDIELPAPTRSQRAIRATSTTTGDFSLAIDLGTTSIHWSVLIGNESVATGHELNPQMGLGSEIMSRLAVAANAEGRFILRALILDRLTELVRLASHNMQGKCVSMAVSGNSAMTYVLLGKKPDDLASAPYTLSYFGGEEKKLGADLPPAYIAPLLAPFIGADLSAGLTAIEYDADVEYPFLLADLGTNGEFILALGPDKRLCASVPMGPALEGVGLTHGRTAGPGAVTGFRLTPKELQKVLFDESHTPPTGMTGTGYISLTATLIRHGILDDSGQFGQGTTPLAAKLAKDLITTEIGEPAFALDHGLMLPASDIEEILKVKAAFNLAMSALLHEAQLKPSALKTIYIAGALGEHVSLNDLETIGFLPPNCKNRTVKAGNTALKGSEILVTDPDARRFAETLPTTITALDLASDASFGDQFMKRMRFTYVD; translated from the coding sequence GTGAGCATACGTATCAAAACACATGACGGGACACTGCTGGCCCTGGAACCTCGCGAAGGGGACACCCTGGCCAAAACCATCGTTATGAGCAGGTTATGGCATGGCGTGGCTCTTTGCTCCGGCCTTGGGAAATGCGGATTGTGCAAGGTCCGCTTCACTGAAAACCCGCCTGAGCCGGTTCTGGAAGAAAAAAAGAAGCTCGGCGAAGAAGCTCTGGTTCAGGGATGGCGACTCTCCTGCCTTCACCCCTCCGAGTCGTGCGACATCGAACTTCCCGCTCCAACACGCAGTCAACGAGCCATTCGAGCCACCTCCACGACTACCGGAGACTTTTCCCTTGCCATTGATCTTGGCACGACATCCATACACTGGTCCGTTCTGATAGGAAATGAGTCAGTCGCCACCGGCCACGAACTCAACCCGCAAATGGGACTTGGCAGCGAAATAATGTCCCGACTGGCTGTTGCTGCAAACGCTGAAGGCCGATTCATCCTTCGAGCGCTCATTCTTGATCGTCTGACAGAGCTGGTCCGGCTTGCCAGTCACAACATGCAGGGCAAGTGCGTGTCCATGGCCGTGTCCGGCAACTCCGCCATGACATACGTTCTGCTGGGCAAAAAACCGGACGACCTTGCCAGCGCCCCCTACACGCTTTCCTATTTCGGCGGTGAAGAAAAAAAGCTCGGGGCTGATCTTCCCCCAGCTTACATAGCGCCACTGTTGGCACCATTCATTGGTGCTGATCTCAGCGCCGGGCTGACTGCCATCGAGTATGACGCCGATGTTGAGTACCCGTTCCTCCTTGCCGATCTGGGTACCAATGGCGAATTCATTCTCGCACTCGGCCCGGACAAACGGCTCTGTGCATCGGTTCCCATGGGGCCTGCATTGGAAGGAGTCGGGCTGACCCATGGCAGAACAGCCGGCCCCGGAGCAGTAACCGGCTTTCGTTTGACGCCCAAGGAATTACAGAAGGTCTTGTTTGACGAGTCGCACACGCCCCCTACCGGCATGACTGGGACGGGATATATTTCATTAACTGCCACCCTGATCCGCCACGGTATCCTTGACGATTCCGGCCAGTTCGGGCAAGGAACCACACCACTGGCTGCAAAACTCGCCAAGGATCTGATAACAACAGAAATTGGAGAGCCAGCCTTTGCACTGGATCACGGACTCATGCTTCCGGCGTCAGACATTGAAGAAATTCTCAAGGTTAAAGCAGCATTCAACCTCGCCATGTCTGCCCTGTTACATGAGGCCCAACTCAAACCATCTGCTTTAAAAACAATTTACATAGCCGGTGCATTGGGCGAGCACGTCAGCTTGAACGATCTCGAAACAATCGGTTTCCTGCCTCCCAACTGTAAAAACAGAACCGTCAAGGCGGGCAATACCGCGCTCAAGGGATCAGAAATCCTCGTTACAGACCCTGATGCGCGCCGATTTGCCGAGACTCTCCCCACAACCATAACCGCCCTGGATCTCGCCTCAGATGCAAGCTTTGGCGATCAATTCATGAAAAGGATGCGTTTTACATATGTCGACTGA
- the lipA gene encoding lipoyl synthase, protein MSSSKNSEKPLRIPPWLRVKLPKDENFSCTSGLIKDLKLNTVCQSAKCPNKWECFSKNVATFLIMGRICSRNCAFCNITPGDILPLDSDEPQRVAEAAHRLELKHVVITSVTRDDLPDGGSAHFAATIRAVHERMPECTIEVLIPDFQGDEDALKTVLDAGPDVLNHNLEIVPDLYDEIRPQANYRQSLELLERAKRIAPTIPTKSGIMVGLGETDEQIMPVLDDLAAINCDIVTIGQYMQPTRHHPMVKRYVEPEQFDKYAEEGTKRGLKHMFSAPLVRSSYNAEQFVGSKS, encoded by the coding sequence ATGTCTTCATCCAAGAATTCAGAAAAGCCTTTGCGGATTCCGCCGTGGCTCCGCGTTAAGCTACCAAAAGACGAAAACTTTTCCTGTACTTCAGGATTGATCAAGGACCTGAAACTCAACACGGTCTGTCAGTCGGCGAAATGCCCCAACAAGTGGGAATGTTTCTCCAAGAATGTAGCGACATTCCTCATCATGGGCCGCATATGCAGCCGCAACTGCGCTTTCTGCAACATCACTCCCGGCGACATACTGCCGCTTGATTCGGATGAACCGCAGCGCGTGGCAGAGGCCGCACACCGGCTGGAACTCAAGCATGTCGTTATCACATCCGTTACTCGCGACGACCTGCCTGACGGCGGTTCAGCGCATTTTGCAGCCACCATTCGTGCTGTCCATGAACGCATGCCCGAGTGCACCATTGAAGTACTCATCCCGGATTTTCAGGGCGATGAAGACGCGCTGAAAACGGTCCTCGATGCCGGGCCGGATGTGCTCAACCACAATCTGGAGATAGTGCCCGATCTCTATGACGAGATCAGACCGCAGGCAAATTACCGCCAGAGTCTGGAGCTTTTGGAGCGCGCCAAACGCATCGCACCGACCATCCCGACGAAGTCCGGTATCATGGTTGGACTGGGCGAAACAGACGAGCAGATCATGCCTGTTCTCGATGACCTAGCTGCCATCAACTGCGACATCGTCACCATTGGTCAATACATGCAGCCAACGCGGCATCATCCCATGGTCAAACGATACGTTGAACCTGAGCAATTCGATAAATATGCTGAAGAAGGCACCAAGCGCGGCCTGAAGCATATGTTCAGCGCTCCGCTGGTTCGCTCCAGCTACAACGCCGAACAATTTGTCGGCTCCAAGTCCTAA
- a CDS encoding FecCD family ABC transporter permease, with protein MPAVLHSSSRATLVITSLAAALLLTAIVATGMGFIAISATDVVASIWHGLLGTAGSVDPLHQSIVIDVRLPRILTSIFVGFGLAMAGTVFQGLLLNPLADPFTLGVSSGAAFGAALSLLLGLSFLGPTTLCVMAFIGATATLFAVIAMSGRDSELAPANLILSGVIVSAILSAAISFIKYLADERVAAIVFWLMGSFSSRTWFDASLTGIAALCAFLICLYYARDLNLMSLGSRTAASLGVETPRIRLTLLLTASLVSAICVAISGVIGFVGLIIPHLMRFIIGPDNRFLLPASGLGGALLLISADTLTRAILPHEVPIGVLTALIGGPVFCWLFTKTRRAGNHA; from the coding sequence ATGCCTGCCGTCCTTCACAGCTCATCCCGCGCCACTCTGGTCATCACCTCGCTTGCAGCAGCACTTTTGCTTACTGCAATCGTGGCAACTGGTATGGGATTCATCGCCATCAGCGCAACGGATGTTGTCGCTTCCATCTGGCATGGCCTGCTGGGGACGGCAGGCTCGGTTGACCCCTTGCATCAAAGCATCGTCATCGACGTAAGGCTGCCGCGCATACTCACATCCATTTTCGTGGGCTTCGGTCTTGCCATGGCTGGCACTGTCTTTCAGGGACTGCTGCTCAATCCTCTGGCTGACCCATTTACCCTCGGTGTTTCATCAGGAGCGGCCTTCGGAGCGGCCCTGTCGTTGCTGCTGGGCTTATCGTTTCTGGGACCGACCACCCTGTGCGTCATGGCTTTTATCGGTGCAACAGCCACACTGTTCGCGGTCATTGCCATGTCAGGCCGTGACAGTGAGTTGGCTCCTGCCAACCTCATCCTTTCCGGCGTCATCGTTTCCGCGATCCTTTCGGCTGCCATAAGCTTCATCAAATACCTGGCCGATGAACGGGTGGCCGCCATTGTGTTCTGGCTCATGGGCAGTTTCAGTTCCCGAACATGGTTCGACGCCAGCCTAACCGGCATCGCCGCCCTCTGTGCTTTTCTCATCTGTCTGTATTATGCGCGTGATCTCAACCTCATGAGCCTTGGCAGTCGGACAGCGGCAAGCCTTGGGGTCGAGACTCCCCGCATTCGGTTAACCCTGCTGCTCACCGCCTCACTGGTCAGCGCCATCTGTGTTGCCATATCCGGTGTTATCGGCTTTGTCGGACTCATCATCCCCCACCTCATGCGATTCATCATCGGCCCGGACAACCGCTTCCTCCTGCCCGCATCAGGCTTGGGTGGAGCATTACTCCTGATCAGTGCAGACACCTTGACCCGAGCCATTCTGCCCCATGAAGTCCCCATCGGTGTCCTGACCGCCCTGATCGGCGGCCCGGTCTTCTGCTGGCTCTTCACCAAAACACGTCGTGCAGGCAACCATGCGTAG
- the recJ gene encoding single-stranded-DNA-specific exonuclease RecJ: MPCIWKARGEKPSPDEAVRMAEELSVSPLIVDILMNRGLSSLQEMDQFLSPGLRHLADPNEVPGLKEAAEMLTQALGEGRKLAVWGDYDVDGITSTALVSDFFSARSIDILQYLPNRMEEGYGVNVQGVERLAQDGVGVLLTVDCGISDHEAVARARELGMTVVVSDHHLPGDTLPDAHAICNPRLSEGGPYDDLAGVGVAFMLMAALNKLLPGTPAEIRELLDLVALGTVADVVSLKGMNRILVKNGLLVIKEAKRPGIAALKVVSEYERDADLGAGQIGFNLAPRINAAGRMGDPGKGLSLLLAKSFDEAMPFAEELNAINMERRRQEQEITEEAFAQAESMRDKAGLVLFAEHWHPGIIGIVASRVVEKYYRPTLILCATEDGTLYKGSGRSISEFDLHESLKAISPILNGFGGHKLAAGLSIQPDQLDALREQFNDHVVEKLGPKPLTPTLKLDRELPFGEITHTLLSELEMLQPYGMGNPEPVFASAPVTVAEHRTFGREREHVKLVLADDVTGARLPGKAWRMADKLKRDVQGRVMRFAFTPKIDRFQGVPRIDLRIRDWDGIF; this comes from the coding sequence TTGCCTTGTATATGGAAAGCGCGAGGGGAGAAGCCCTCGCCCGATGAAGCCGTGCGCATGGCGGAGGAACTGTCCGTTTCTCCGCTTATTGTTGATATCCTCATGAACAGGGGCTTGAGCTCTTTGCAGGAAATGGATCAATTTCTAAGTCCGGGCCTGCGGCATTTGGCTGACCCCAATGAAGTCCCGGGGTTGAAAGAGGCTGCTGAGATGTTGACTCAGGCGCTGGGCGAAGGGCGCAAATTGGCGGTCTGGGGTGACTATGATGTTGACGGAATCACCTCTACAGCGCTGGTATCGGATTTCTTTTCTGCTCGCTCCATCGATATTCTTCAGTATCTGCCCAATCGCATGGAAGAAGGGTACGGTGTTAATGTTCAAGGGGTAGAGCGTCTGGCGCAAGATGGTGTCGGTGTGTTGCTGACAGTCGATTGCGGCATATCCGATCATGAAGCCGTGGCCCGTGCTCGTGAGCTGGGGATGACCGTCGTTGTCTCCGACCATCACCTTCCGGGCGACACTTTGCCGGATGCCCATGCGATCTGTAACCCGCGATTGAGCGAGGGTGGACCGTATGACGATCTGGCAGGTGTTGGCGTGGCATTCATGCTCATGGCCGCGCTGAACAAACTGCTGCCAGGTACACCTGCAGAAATTCGCGAGTTGCTTGATCTCGTGGCGCTGGGAACAGTCGCTGATGTGGTCAGCCTCAAGGGCATGAATCGAATTTTGGTTAAAAACGGACTGCTGGTGATCAAGGAAGCCAAGCGTCCCGGAATCGCTGCGCTCAAGGTGGTCAGCGAGTATGAACGCGATGCCGACCTCGGTGCCGGTCAGATTGGCTTCAATCTCGCACCAAGAATCAACGCTGCAGGCAGAATGGGTGACCCCGGAAAGGGGTTGAGTCTCCTGCTTGCCAAGTCCTTTGACGAAGCCATGCCGTTTGCTGAGGAGTTGAACGCCATCAACATGGAGCGTCGTCGTCAGGAGCAGGAAATAACCGAGGAAGCCTTTGCGCAGGCAGAGTCCATGCGCGACAAGGCCGGGTTGGTTCTGTTTGCGGAACATTGGCACCCGGGTATCATCGGTATTGTTGCTTCACGCGTTGTAGAAAAATACTACAGGCCCACATTGATCCTGTGCGCTACGGAAGATGGCACCCTCTACAAGGGGTCAGGAAGAAGTATTTCCGAATTTGATTTGCATGAGAGTCTTAAAGCTATCAGTCCGATTCTGAATGGATTCGGCGGGCATAAACTGGCTGCTGGGTTGTCCATTCAGCCGGATCAACTGGACGCTCTTCGCGAGCAGTTCAATGACCATGTTGTCGAGAAACTGGGGCCTAAACCGCTGACGCCGACCTTGAAGCTGGATCGGGAGCTGCCCTTTGGTGAAATCACCCACACGTTGCTTTCCGAACTGGAAATGCTCCAGCCCTACGGCATGGGTAACCCGGAGCCGGTTTTTGCCTCGGCCCCGGTAACAGTGGCTGAGCACAGAACGTTCGGCAGAGAGCGAGAGCATGTCAAATTGGTACTGGCCGACGATGTGACCGGCGCCAGACTGCCGGGTAAGGCTTGGCGCATGGCAGACAAGCTCAAGCGTGATGTGCAGGGGAGGGTGATGCGATTCGCGTTCACTCCCAAGATAGATCGCTTTCAGGGGGTGCCGCGTATTGATCTCAGAATACGTGATTGGGACGGTATCTTTTAA
- the lipB gene encoding lipoyl(octanoyl) transferase LipB, producing the protein MRILDLGLIPYNEGVELQLETLNNVLDGKEENTLFVLEHPKVITYGRQGGAENLHVDEGFLKSQGIELAQTTRGGNITCHFPGQLVAYPIWRVEKRPGGMRRFFHDMEEAVINTCAHFGVSTKRRKGHPGVWVDESRKICSMGIGVKRWVTYHGLALNVGPDISLFEMITLCGIQGATPTSISRESANDIDMKEAKDVFIQEFRKAFADSAVAPR; encoded by the coding sequence ATGCGCATTCTGGACCTCGGGCTCATCCCTTATAATGAAGGCGTTGAGCTACAGCTTGAAACTCTCAACAACGTATTGGATGGCAAAGAGGAGAATACCCTTTTTGTTCTGGAACACCCGAAAGTCATTACGTATGGCCGTCAAGGCGGAGCCGAAAACCTGCACGTGGATGAGGGCTTCCTCAAATCACAAGGGATAGAGCTGGCCCAAACCACGCGGGGCGGGAACATCACCTGTCATTTCCCCGGTCAACTGGTTGCCTACCCCATTTGGCGGGTGGAGAAACGGCCGGGCGGCATGCGCCGATTCTTCCATGACATGGAGGAAGCGGTCATCAATACCTGCGCTCATTTTGGCGTATCAACGAAGCGGCGCAAAGGGCACCCGGGGGTCTGGGTGGACGAGTCGCGCAAAATATGCTCAATGGGCATCGGTGTCAAACGCTGGGTCACATACCACGGCCTGGCACTCAACGTCGGCCCGGACATCAGTCTGTTTGAAATGATCACGCTGTGCGGCATTCAGGGAGCGACGCCAACGTCCATTTCCCGTGAATCCGCTAACGATATAGACATGAAGGAAGCCAAGGATGTCTTCATCCAAGAATTCAGAAAAGCCTTTGCGGATTCCGCCGTGGCTCCGCGTTAA
- a CDS encoding small ribosomal subunit Rsm22 family protein — MSTEQLFPLLTEENEAELERFIRVLKKVWPMKARHREHLKYDIRDMSRGLTSERSERKTDYMSEAKFQSPYLHYFLPWNLFRMSRLFSGLELDIPDGGDVVDLGSGPLTAVLALWMSRPHLRERKLNFTCMDRAPKAMQTGLKIFQQIAGKDSPWRIKTVKAAFTDRINRKADLIIVANALNELDWSGRVARPQAEKLTKHLINSAKDTGRVLLIETGVRLTGRVIAEMRSQMMDNGFKPIAPCPHVEECPMPALSQSSPWCHFNFSVKGAPQWLHDLSAESKLDKDNVSMNFLYLSGKGSKAWGGVRVISQPFRLHGGMGQYACSHKGLTLIDYGNKRPLEPGQLFAPEWPAKPKIDLKSKAIILPYKG, encoded by the coding sequence ATGTCGACTGAACAACTTTTCCCACTTCTGACTGAAGAAAACGAAGCCGAACTGGAGCGTTTCATTCGCGTTCTCAAAAAAGTCTGGCCCATGAAAGCCAGACACAGAGAGCACCTGAAATACGACATACGCGACATGTCCCGCGGACTGACCAGCGAGCGCTCCGAACGCAAAACGGATTACATGAGTGAGGCGAAATTCCAGTCGCCTTACCTCCACTATTTTCTGCCCTGGAACCTTTTCCGCATGTCACGGCTCTTTTCCGGCCTGGAGCTGGATATTCCTGATGGTGGCGATGTGGTTGATCTCGGCAGTGGTCCACTGACCGCAGTGCTCGCTTTGTGGATGTCACGCCCTCACCTGCGCGAACGCAAGCTGAATTTCACCTGTATGGATCGCGCTCCCAAGGCGATGCAGACCGGCCTCAAAATCTTCCAGCAGATTGCCGGAAAGGATTCCCCATGGAGAATCAAGACCGTCAAAGCCGCATTCACCGACCGTATCAACCGCAAAGCGGATTTGATCATCGTTGCCAATGCCTTGAACGAACTTGACTGGTCCGGTCGCGTAGCCAGACCGCAGGCAGAAAAGCTGACCAAGCATCTTATCAATTCTGCCAAAGACACCGGGCGCGTCCTGCTGATCGAGACCGGCGTGCGTCTGACGGGTCGCGTCATTGCCGAAATGCGCAGCCAGATGATGGACAACGGGTTCAAGCCCATTGCTCCATGCCCTCACGTTGAAGAGTGCCCAATGCCTGCACTCTCTCAATCCAGCCCGTGGTGCCACTTCAACTTCTCCGTCAAAGGTGCACCGCAGTGGTTGCATGACCTCTCCGCTGAGTCGAAGCTGGACAAGGACAATGTCTCCATGAACTTCCTCTACCTTTCAGGAAAAGGAAGCAAAGCATGGGGTGGCGTTCGTGTTATCTCCCAGCCCTTCAGACTACATGGCGGCATGGGACAGTATGCATGCTCGCACAAGGGGCTTACCCTTATCGATTACGGGAACAAGCGCCCTCTTGAGCCAGGCCAGCTTTTTGCTCCTGAATGGCCCGCCAAACCGAAGATCGATCTCAAGTCAAAGGCAATCATACTGCCCTACAAAGGATAG
- the cobI gene encoding precorrin-2 C(20)-methyltransferase has translation MTRQGTLYGIGVGPGDPELLTLKAVRALGEVDVIFAASSTKNDYSTAYGIAKPHLKPGVEVINLGFPMTKDQDELEAAWDKNAQIVSEVLKRGDNAAFITLGDPLTYSTYGYLQRTMLKMDPSIKLEAIPGITSFHAAAAKIGLVLAESKESLLITSGVTDDESLERQLDVADNAVILKAYKNFEAIRGTLEKMRLNDKTVLVSRLGMDGESILMDIKDAPKTPHYFSLALVKKNNTI, from the coding sequence ATGACACGCCAAGGAACATTATACGGCATCGGGGTCGGCCCGGGCGACCCGGAACTTCTCACCCTCAAAGCAGTCCGTGCATTGGGCGAAGTTGATGTCATATTCGCTGCATCGTCGACTAAAAACGATTATTCCACGGCGTATGGTATTGCCAAGCCCCACCTGAAGCCCGGAGTGGAAGTCATCAACCTTGGCTTCCCAATGACAAAAGACCAGGACGAACTGGAAGCTGCATGGGATAAAAATGCACAGATCGTTTCGGAGGTTCTGAAACGCGGCGATAACGCGGCCTTCATCACCTTGGGCGATCCGCTGACTTACTCCACCTACGGCTATCTCCAGAGAACCATGCTGAAAATGGACCCGTCCATTAAGCTGGAAGCGATTCCCGGGATCACCTCGTTCCATGCCGCTGCAGCCAAAATAGGGCTGGTCCTTGCCGAGTCCAAGGAATCCCTGCTGATTACATCAGGGGTGACAGACGACGAATCTTTGGAAAGACAGCTTGACGTGGCCGATAATGCCGTTATCCTGAAGGCCTACAAAAATTTTGAAGCAATACGCGGAACGCTGGAGAAAATGCGCCTCAACGACAAGACCGTACTCGTATCACGGTTGGGGATGGATGGAGAATCCATTCTCATGGACATAAAGGATGCCCCGAAGACACCGCATTATTTCTCTCTCGCGCTCGTGAAAAAGAATAATACCATATGA
- a CDS encoding ABC transporter ATP-binding protein gives MRSVEVGIESVAFGYRNQQVLHGLDITFDAGQLHAVIGPNGCGKTTLLNTISGNLQPSGGNISIGGKDLHSLPIPERAKQISVVPQESSFTFPFTVFDAVLMGRHPYIPRFNNPTEEDLSAVHAALDCMDLSHLTHRTLDQLSGGERQRTVFARALAQDTPVLLLDEPTSSMDIRHALKAMRVLKRLARDKGRTVITVLHDLSMAARYCDRIAVMANGLLHSQGTPRQTLTPATIQEVFGVKAHIAEHGPSDSLTVTYESGE, from the coding sequence ATGCGTAGTGTCGAAGTAGGCATCGAATCCGTAGCATTCGGATACAGGAACCAGCAGGTTCTGCATGGGCTGGACATCACGTTTGATGCAGGTCAACTTCACGCTGTCATAGGACCGAACGGATGCGGTAAGACAACGCTGCTCAATACGATTTCCGGCAACTTGCAGCCATCCGGCGGCAACATTTCCATTGGAGGCAAAGACCTTCACTCACTCCCCATTCCAGAGCGAGCCAAACAGATTTCCGTCGTTCCACAGGAATCTTCCTTCACCTTTCCATTCACGGTTTTTGATGCCGTGCTCATGGGGCGTCATCCGTATATCCCACGATTCAACAATCCCACCGAAGAGGATTTGAGCGCTGTTCATGCCGCCCTGGATTGTATGGACCTCAGTCACCTGACACACCGCACACTTGATCAGCTCTCCGGCGGGGAACGGCAACGAACCGTTTTTGCGCGGGCACTGGCACAGGACACCCCTGTACTGTTGCTAGATGAGCCCACATCAAGTATGGACATCCGGCACGCCTTGAAAGCCATGCGTGTGCTCAAAAGACTGGCACGCGATAAAGGACGCACGGTCATCACCGTGTTGCACGATCTCAGCATGGCCGCACGATACTGCGACCGCATAGCCGTCATGGCAAACGGGCTTCTGCACAGCCAGGGGACACCGCGCCAGACATTGACTCCGGCTACCATTCAGGAAGTCTTCGGAGTCAAAGCGCATATTGCCGAGCACGGTCCTTCCGACAGCCTTACCGTCACATATGAATCAGGGGAATAA
- a CDS encoding ABC transporter substrate-binding protein: protein MKRFLLVYFLLFLFCNPAHAEKITDDAGQSFFFKAPYTRIISLYAAHTENLYTLGLDDEIIGVGNNDNYPPQVGEKERFNTRDGVERFVAADPDVILIRPMQYRAYPALWNALSRRGIQVVALQPNTVDEMYDYWRTLGRLTGKELQAERMIGDFKEGLEVALIKLEQIPGTVRPKVFFESIHRKYATFSPGSMPIFVVEMAGGVNIASDAKPRHGTNIANYGLERMLHKSAKIDIYLAQYGTMNRVEVKDITNGPAASRIKAVRDRNVFLVDEHLVSRPTMRLLTGIETVHRLLHPVNNH from the coding sequence TTGAAACGCTTTTTACTCGTATACTTTCTGCTATTTCTATTCTGTAATCCGGCCCATGCGGAAAAGATCACTGACGATGCCGGTCAGTCATTCTTTTTCAAGGCCCCCTACACACGAATCATTTCCTTATATGCCGCCCACACGGAAAACCTGTACACCCTCGGACTTGATGATGAAATCATCGGTGTCGGCAATAACGACAACTATCCACCTCAAGTGGGGGAAAAGGAACGCTTTAACACCCGCGACGGCGTGGAGCGTTTTGTTGCAGCCGATCCCGATGTGATCCTTATTCGTCCCATGCAGTACCGCGCCTACCCGGCGCTGTGGAATGCCCTTTCACGCCGCGGCATACAGGTCGTCGCACTGCAACCCAACACAGTCGACGAAATGTACGACTACTGGCGTACGCTTGGTCGATTGACCGGCAAGGAACTGCAAGCCGAACGCATGATCGGGGATTTCAAGGAAGGTCTTGAAGTCGCCCTGATCAAGCTGGAACAGATTCCCGGCACCGTCAGGCCAAAAGTCTTTTTTGAATCAATTCATAGGAAATATGCCACATTCAGCCCCGGTTCCATGCCAATTTTCGTCGTGGAAATGGCAGGTGGCGTGAATATAGCCAGCGATGCCAAGCCTCGGCACGGAACCAACATTGCAAACTATGGATTAGAGCGGATGCTTCACAAATCCGCAAAGATAGACATCTATCTGGCCCAGTACGGAACCATGAACCGGGTTGAGGTAAAGGACATAACCAACGGCCCGGCAGCCTCTCGAATCAAGGCGGTTCGCGATCGCAATGTCTTTCTCGTGGACGAGCACCTCGTGTCTCGCCCGACCATGCGACTGCTCACGGGAATTGAAACCGTGCACAGGTTACTTCACCCGGTGAACAACCATTAA